In a single window of the Ignavibacteria bacterium genome:
- a CDS encoding T9SS type A sorting domain-containing protein gives MLMIMSKAVFLLLFVSSTFVLSQEKQWVSNDTRDFEDAQLETQVQFSKKNIQKKFSYKQLGSGIPTGIWGYWDFQSYGAPTNYIKINPNSSNHIHSIMTIKYDSGDGITSPSRRMSYSYSSDGGNSWSAVLADSQTFLPSDVRSNFGSLQIAPSSGIPHIVTQARLSGQTATQTVVYVDETEGARNFTELVSPMLGTSNDQPIWPNSTFTSSGFLSIVGGRVNANKLHTTRMAPNQTFDNWSSEFAVGDDRSAHIVGGSGGKVALITYSRAFDGLYFYESTDEGSTWGTQQLIYHTGIIGQDTFATQWTGFDAMYVNNDLFVVFGIGQAVFDSLGSLKGIAINSKARIVLWKKSTNAISTVIQKNNAPGNMLDSLSSSTKAQFNHSFALNFPVMGKTANGTLIMACDYFQQGVTDNDGWNYSDILVCASSDNGTTWTAVINATNTPTLDERYVGMSSWNPNGWAYLQFQEDVIPGTSFSGDNRPVSRSYQKFLKFSLSLLSTSEQYQKPKRFSISQNYPNPFNPTTTISFSLPDEANVVLKVYTILGKEIATLVNERRSQGEHSVVFHASKFSSGVYFYRLQAGKYSEMKKMVFIK, from the coding sequence ATGCTGATGATTATGAGTAAAGCGGTTTTCCTTCTCTTGTTCGTTTCCTCGACTTTTGTTCTTTCGCAAGAGAAACAATGGGTAAGTAACGATACAAGAGACTTCGAAGATGCGCAACTTGAAACACAAGTTCAGTTTTCAAAAAAGAACATTCAGAAGAAATTTTCGTATAAGCAATTGGGTTCAGGAATTCCAACAGGAATTTGGGGATATTGGGATTTTCAAAGTTATGGAGCACCGACAAATTATATAAAAATAAATCCGAATTCTTCGAACCACATACACTCGATAATGACGATTAAATACGATTCAGGCGATGGTATCACTTCACCGTCGCGTCGAATGTCCTATTCATACAGTTCCGACGGTGGCAATTCGTGGAGCGCAGTTCTTGCCGATTCTCAAACATTTCTTCCATCTGATGTGCGTTCAAATTTTGGGTCATTACAAATAGCACCTTCATCAGGGATTCCTCACATAGTTACGCAAGCGCGATTGAGCGGACAAACTGCAACGCAAACAGTTGTTTATGTTGATGAAACGGAAGGCGCGCGAAATTTTACAGAACTCGTTTCGCCGATGTTGGGAACATCGAATGACCAACCGATTTGGCCCAACAGTACATTTACGTCTTCAGGTTTTCTTTCCATTGTTGGAGGTAGAGTGAATGCTAATAAGCTTCACACAACACGAATGGCTCCCAATCAGACATTTGATAATTGGTCAAGCGAATTTGCGGTTGGCGATGACCGTTCCGCGCATATCGTTGGCGGTTCAGGAGGGAAAGTTGCATTAATAACGTACAGCAGAGCATTTGACGGTTTATACTTTTATGAATCTACGGACGAAGGAAGCACGTGGGGAACTCAACAACTCATATATCATACGGGAATTATAGGACAAGATACGTTTGCAACACAATGGACGGGATTCGATGCGATGTATGTTAATAACGATTTATTTGTGGTGTTCGGAATCGGTCAAGCAGTTTTTGATTCATTAGGTTCTTTAAAAGGTATTGCAATCAATTCGAAAGCACGTATTGTTTTATGGAAGAAAAGCACCAATGCAATTTCTACTGTAATACAGAAAAACAATGCGCCGGGAAATATGCTTGATTCGCTTTCTTCATCAACAAAGGCGCAATTCAATCATTCATTTGCATTGAATTTTCCGGTTATGGGAAAAACAGCAAACGGAACACTCATTATGGCGTGCGATTATTTTCAGCAAGGAGTTACGGATAATGACGGTTGGAATTACAGCGATATTTTAGTATGCGCTTCTTCGGATAATGGAACTACTTGGACAGCAGTTATCAACGCAACCAATACGCCAACGCTCGATGAGCGATATGTTGGTATGTCGTCGTGGAATCCGAATGGATGGGCATATCTGCAATTTCAGGAAGATGTCATCCCCGGGACATCATTCTCCGGAGACAATCGCCCAGTTTCGCGCAGTTACCAAAAATTTTTGAAATTCAGTTTGAGTCTACTCTCAACTTCTGAACAATATCAAAAACCAAAGCGGTTTTCCATTTCGCAGAATTATCCAAATCCCTTTAACCCAACGACAACTATTTCGTTTTCGTTGCCGGATGAAGCAAACGTGGTTTTGAAAGTATATACTATTTTAGGAAAAGAAATTGCAACGTTGGTAAATGAAAGAAGAAGTCAAGGTGAACACAGCGTTGTCTTTCATGCCAGCAAATTTTCGAGTGGTGTATATTTTTACCGATTGCAAGCGGGAAAATATTCTGAAATGAAGAAGATGGTTTTCATCAAGTAA
- a CDS encoding T9SS type A sorting domain-containing protein, translated as MVKNIISLFTLLAVVSSIAFSSGSKFLRPNQPKKAAIEIPSTSVINPSGARKSSPSQDSPFDLTWVMMDSMPNAYGPSNSDVNPLNYDPWCNAIAMIYRGHLLYDPPNPTTGSLWYGKSTDEFATWQRVAKLNADVDQYGRYPSSTISNPGHASDPSSTIFEYSYPHLTGGAGWGTLGYGLDPFGAGTPFTTLYTGPGDYASQTYITVSDDGEPNVYLIVERTTTPTTLEFWRTTNQGETWAVAASWSSEIDVLYNSRVHCKGNTVYVEVTTVPAGGDHIVMKINKSTDKGSTWSGWEIVDWRTISALSEYDDFGTVDGRIAHDFVVDANGNEHIFVSLIDTNATTGGFDIVEIYRDGASWSSYVVAPRTQSFKPGFAALSQMDNELFATISEDRNAIVVKWIDAPAEGDTVNTDIFTRGRIITQNWGSIQNQTQTGGDFGREMTTHIASRFENVGANNMAYVYLSKMEQLDPTVTDPNLDDTQPCALWGAKAMVDFTPGGGVNEREPGVPSGYSLYTNYPNPFNPTTKIAFDLPNASNVTLKVYDITGKEVATLFDGYQQAGKYEATFDASKLASGIYVAKMQAGTFTASQKMILTK; from the coding sequence ATGGTTAAAAATATAATATCTCTATTTACGTTACTCGCAGTTGTTAGTTCAATCGCGTTTTCTTCTGGTTCAAAATTTCTCAGACCGAATCAGCCCAAAAAAGCGGCAATTGAAATTCCTTCGACTTCCGTTATCAATCCCTCCGGCGCCAGAAAATCAAGCCCAAGTCAAGATAGTCCTTTTGATTTAACTTGGGTGATGATGGACAGTATGCCAAATGCTTATGGTCCATCCAATTCTGATGTTAATCCTTTGAATTACGACCCGTGGTGCAATGCAATTGCAATGATTTATCGAGGACATTTATTGTATGACCCACCAAATCCGACGACGGGAAGTTTATGGTACGGAAAGTCCACGGATGAGTTTGCAACATGGCAACGTGTTGCGAAATTAAATGCAGATGTTGACCAATACGGACGATATCCAAGTTCTACAATTTCAAATCCGGGACATGCATCTGACCCATCCAGTACGATTTTTGAATATTCATATCCTCATCTAACTGGCGGTGCTGGTTGGGGAACTCTTGGTTACGGTTTAGATCCGTTTGGAGCGGGTACCCCATTTACTACGCTTTATACTGGACCCGGCGACTATGCTTCACAAACATATATTACTGTATCTGACGATGGTGAACCCAACGTGTACTTAATTGTAGAACGAACGACAACTCCTACAACGCTTGAATTTTGGAGAACAACAAACCAAGGTGAAACTTGGGCGGTTGCTGCTTCATGGAGTTCAGAAATTGATGTGCTATACAATTCAAGAGTTCATTGCAAAGGAAATACTGTTTATGTCGAAGTAACGACAGTTCCTGCTGGAGGAGACCATATAGTGATGAAGATAAATAAATCCACAGACAAAGGAAGTACTTGGAGTGGATGGGAAATAGTAGATTGGCGAACAATCAGTGCATTGTCCGAGTACGATGATTTTGGTACAGTTGACGGCCGAATTGCTCATGATTTTGTCGTTGATGCAAACGGAAATGAACATATTTTCGTTAGTCTTATTGATACGAACGCAACTACGGGCGGATTTGATATTGTAGAAATTTATCGCGATGGCGCAAGTTGGTCATCGTATGTAGTTGCGCCAAGAACGCAATCGTTTAAACCGGGATTTGCCGCACTTTCGCAAATGGATAATGAACTCTTCGCAACCATTAGCGAAGACAGAAACGCTATCGTTGTAAAATGGATTGATGCGCCGGCTGAAGGTGATACGGTGAACACGGATATCTTTACCCGTGGAAGAATCATTACTCAAAATTGGGGTTCTATTCAAAACCAAACACAAACCGGTGGTGACTTCGGACGTGAAATGACAACACATATTGCTTCGAGATTCGAAAATGTAGGTGCAAATAATATGGCGTATGTATATTTATCAAAAATGGAACAACTAGACCCAACAGTTACTGATCCCAATTTGGATGACACGCAACCGTGTGCTTTATGGGGTGCGAAAGCAATGGTAGATTTTACTCCTGGAGGAGGAGTCAACGAACGCGAACCTGGAGTTCCTTCGGGATATTCGCTGTATACAAACTATCCGAATCCATTTAATCCCACGACAAAAATTGCATTCGATTTACCGAACGCTTCGAATGTAACATTGAAAGTGTACGATATAACAGGAAAAGAAGTTGCAACACTTTTTGATGGATATCAGCAAGCAGGCAAATACGAAGCAACATTTGACGCTTCGAAACTTGCAAGCGGAATCTACGTTGCAAAAATGCAAGCGGGAACCTTTACCGCAAGTCAAAAAATGATTTTGACAAAGTAA